The Deltaproteobacteria bacterium genome includes the window TTTTTTCGCCGACAACAAAAAAGGTTTTCGGACGAGGCGGGGAATGGAACCGCTTTTAGACCTTTATCTCCACGTCAACACCGGGGGAGAGGTCCAGCTTCATGAGCGCGTCGACGGTCTGCTGAGTGGGTTCCAGAATATCCAGAAGCCTCTTGTGTGTGCGAACCTCGAACTGCTCCCGGCTCTTCTTGTCTATGTGGGGCGAACGAAGCACGCAGTGCTTGCTTATGCGGGTGGGGAGCGGAATCGGTCCCACAACCTTGGCCCCGGTGTTCCTGGCCGTTTCCACGATATCGCTCGCGGATTGATCCAGGAGCTTGTGGTCGTAAGCCTTAAGCCGGATTCGGATTTTCTCGTTCATCAACATGGCTTTCGTCCTTATGGCTTACGCTATGATCTCGGCAACCACGCCAGCGCCCACGGTGCGTCCGCCTTCGCGGACCGCGAACCGGAGTTCCTTCTCCATGGCGATGGGGGTGATCAGCTCGGCGGTGACGGAAACGTTGTCGCCGGGCATGACCATTTCAACG containing:
- the rpsJ gene encoding 30S ribosomal protein S10, with product MMNEKIRIRLKAYDHKLLDQSASDIVETARNTGAKVVGPIPLPTRISKHCVLRSPHIDKKSREQFEVRTHKRLLDILEPTQQTVDALMKLDLSPGVDVEIKV
- the tuf gene encoding elongation factor Tu (EF-Tu; promotes GTP-dependent binding of aminoacyl-tRNA to the A-site of ribosomes during protein biosynthesis; when the tRNA anticodon matches the mRNA codon, GTP hydrolysis results; the inactive EF-Tu-GDP leaves the ribosome and release of GDP is promoted by elongation factor Ts; many prokaryotes have two copies of the gene encoding EF-Tu); the encoded protein is LSKEEGGRHTPFFNGYRPQFYFRTTDVTGIVTLPEGVEMVMPGDNVSVTAELITPIAMEKELRFAVREGGRTVGAGVVAEIIA